The following proteins are co-located in the Wenzhouxiangella marina genome:
- a CDS encoding exosortase H-associated membrane protein has protein sequence MSDDPKTPKEESSSGSNPVREMFLLAALYLPLGFFLWFFAASLLMLPARLVSQFLLGLLHADIFERIFQADFYFEIQTAIAVPNPEGGEALLLTWDVNPMIYAWGMALLFGLTMATPMTVKRRLLQMLIGFSVVTLVTVWGVYWEVWKDLAFMWSQQFPAQVVPLVEASVYTPTMIALFYQLGYLMFPAVVPLATWILLNRRFIETEVVRHSG, from the coding sequence ATGAGCGACGACCCCAAGACCCCGAAAGAAGAATCATCGAGCGGCAGCAACCCCGTGCGGGAGATGTTCCTGCTCGCCGCGCTCTATCTTCCATTGGGCTTCTTTCTCTGGTTCTTTGCGGCCAGCCTGCTGATGCTGCCGGCTCGGCTGGTCTCCCAGTTCCTGCTGGGGCTGCTGCATGCCGACATCTTCGAGCGGATCTTCCAGGCCGATTTCTACTTCGAGATCCAGACCGCCATCGCGGTGCCGAATCCGGAAGGCGGCGAGGCCCTGCTGCTGACCTGGGACGTCAACCCGATGATCTACGCCTGGGGCATGGCCCTGCTGTTCGGCTTGACCATGGCCACGCCGATGACGGTCAAGCGCCGACTCCTGCAGATGCTGATCGGCTTTTCCGTCGTGACCCTGGTGACCGTCTGGGGCGTGTACTGGGAGGTCTGGAAGGACCTGGCCTTCATGTGGAGCCAGCAGTTCCCGGCCCAGGTCGTGCCGCTGGTCGAGGCCAGTGTCTACACGCCGACCATGATCGCGCTGTTCTACCAGCTCGGATACCTGATGTTTCCGGCCGTCGTGCCGCTGGCGACCTGGATCCTGCTGAATCGGCGCTTCATCGAAACCGAAGTGGTTCGCCATTCCGGCTGA